The Polyangiaceae bacterium genome includes a region encoding these proteins:
- the groES gene encoding co-chaperone GroES — MKIRPLQDRVIVKRVKEEEKTKGGIIIPDTAKEKPIEGEVIAVGNGKVAEDGTVRKLDVKAGDRVLFGKYSGTEVKIDGEEHLILREDDILGVIEK; from the coding sequence ATGAAGATTCGACCCCTGCAGGACCGCGTGATCGTCAAGCGCGTGAAGGAAGAAGAGAAGACCAAGGGCGGGATCATCATCCCCGACACCGCGAAGGAGAAGCCCATCGAGGGTGAGGTCATCGCGGTGGGCAACGGCAAGGTGGCCGAGGACGGCACCGTGCGGAAGCTCGACGTCAAGGCGGGCGATCGCGTGCTGTTCGGCAAGTACAGCGGCACGGAAGTGAAGATCGACGGTGAGGAGCACCTCATCCTGCGCGAGGACGACATCCTCGGCGTGATCGAGAAGTGA
- a CDS encoding DUF2007 domain-containing protein, translating to MLARAVHVVFVAQDLWEAQLLLDQLTELWIPARIDNAMSLSAYGELPYLASRPRVVIEREADVERARAAVVEFEARRKSKLDGVKRCPSCGDESPENFELCWRCGAELDARG from the coding sequence ATGCTCGCGCGCGCCGTGCACGTGGTGTTCGTCGCGCAGGATCTCTGGGAAGCGCAGCTTCTGCTCGACCAGCTCACGGAGCTCTGGATCCCCGCGCGCATCGACAACGCCATGAGCCTGTCGGCCTACGGCGAGCTGCCCTACCTGGCCTCGCGACCGCGCGTGGTGATCGAGCGCGAGGCCGACGTCGAGCGCGCCCGCGCCGCCGTGGTCGAGTTCGAGGCGCGCCGGAAGAGCAAGCTCGACGGCGTCAAGCGCTGCCCGAGCTGCGGCGACGAGAGCCCGGAGAACTTCGAGCTGTGCTGGCGGTGCGGTGCGGAGCTGGACGCGCGGGGGTGA
- a CDS encoding acyl-CoA dehydrogenase family protein, which yields MWNPYSEEHEHFRKTVRQFAEKEIAPYSDEWEKAKYFPDELFKKAGQLGILGAHYPEACGGSGGDYWFSVAKAQELPRGRSAGVTMALLVQTDMATPVIADLGTPEQIDEFLKPALSGDRIAAIGVSEPGAGSDVAGIRTAARRDGGDYVLNGQKTFITNGARASFVTLLAKTNPETGSHGCTFFLVPTDVKGFKVGKRLEKIGNHSSDTAELWLEDVRIPERYRLGEEDMGFMYLMQNFQAERLIGAVSGIAGARYAIEFSRQYGEQRVAFGKPIIKREVWQHKFVNMYTKVEMAQAFVDKCVDAYNTDKYEQKGNVSMETVKLISMAKIVAGELVAEVMDTCLQFHGGWGYIEEYPIARAWRDARLLKIGGGTSETMTYYLAKLMGL from the coding sequence ATGTGGAATCCGTACAGCGAAGAGCACGAGCACTTCAGGAAGACCGTCCGCCAGTTCGCCGAGAAGGAGATCGCGCCGTACTCCGACGAGTGGGAGAAGGCGAAGTACTTCCCCGACGAGCTGTTCAAGAAGGCCGGCCAGCTCGGCATCTTGGGAGCGCACTACCCGGAGGCGTGCGGCGGCTCCGGCGGCGACTACTGGTTCAGCGTGGCGAAGGCGCAAGAGCTGCCGCGTGGGCGCTCCGCCGGGGTGACCATGGCGCTGCTCGTGCAGACCGACATGGCGACGCCCGTGATCGCCGACCTCGGTACCCCCGAGCAGATCGACGAGTTCCTCAAGCCCGCCCTGTCCGGCGATCGCATCGCCGCCATCGGCGTCAGCGAGCCGGGGGCCGGCAGCGACGTCGCCGGCATCCGCACCGCGGCGCGGCGCGACGGAGGCGACTACGTGCTGAACGGGCAGAAGACCTTCATCACCAACGGCGCCCGCGCGAGCTTCGTCACGCTGCTCGCGAAGACCAACCCGGAGACGGGCTCCCACGGCTGCACGTTCTTCCTGGTGCCCACGGACGTGAAGGGCTTCAAGGTCGGCAAGCGCCTGGAGAAGATCGGCAACCACTCCTCGGACACCGCCGAGCTCTGGCTGGAGGACGTGCGCATCCCGGAGCGCTACCGGCTGGGCGAAGAGGACATGGGCTTCATGTACCTGATGCAGAACTTCCAGGCCGAGCGCCTGATCGGCGCCGTCTCCGGCATAGCCGGCGCGCGCTACGCCATCGAGTTCTCGCGCCAATACGGCGAGCAGCGCGTGGCCTTCGGCAAGCCGATCATCAAGCGCGAGGTGTGGCAGCACAAGTTCGTGAACATGTACACGAAGGTCGAGATGGCCCAGGCCTTCGTGGACAAGTGCGTGGACGCCTACAACACCGACAAATACGAGCAGAAGGGCAACGTCTCCATGGAGACGGTCAAGCTCATCAGCATGGCGAAGATCGTCGCCGGTGAGCTGGTGGCCGAGGTCATGGACACGTGCCTGCAGTTCCACGGCGGCTGGGGCTACATCGAGGAGTACCCCATCGCCCGCGCCTGGCGCGACGCGCGCTTGCTGAAGATCGGCGGCGGCACCAGCGAGACGATGACGTATTACCTGGCGAAGCTGATGGGGCTCTGA